One window of Leptospira wolbachii serovar Codice str. CDC genomic DNA carries:
- the rpmA gene encoding 50S ribosomal protein L27, whose protein sequence is MATKKGGGSTKNGRDSVSKRLGVKVYGGQFAIAGNIIVRQRGTEYKPGKNVGIGRDHTLFALVDGIVTFEHVTRERQQISVYPKV, encoded by the coding sequence ATGGCTACAAAGAAAGGTGGGGGATCCACAAAGAACGGTCGTGATTCGGTATCGAAAAGACTTGGTGTAAAAGTTTACGGCGGGCAATTCGCCATCGCAGGTAACATCATCGTTCGCCAAAGAGGAACTGAATACAAACCTGGAAAAAACGTAGGGATTGGTCGTGACCATACTCTATTTGCATTAGTTGACGGGATTGTGACTTTCGAACATGTAACGAGAGAAAGACAACAAATCTCCGTTTACCCGAAAGTATAA
- a CDS encoding ribosomal-processing cysteine protease Prp has translation MIYSKIFKNLGGIIAGIQLKGHSPKNLGSNGENLLCAGVSTLVQSAHSYLASQNSLESEEKRDGHLEFLVKMDQRDGYQSLLSMVEFGLKSLASTHSEAISIQDEIIKG, from the coding sequence TTGATTTATAGTAAGATTTTTAAAAATTTAGGAGGGATAATCGCTGGAATCCAACTGAAAGGTCATTCTCCAAAGAACTTAGGTTCAAATGGCGAAAATCTTTTGTGTGCTGGAGTTTCCACTCTTGTTCAGAGTGCACACTCATATTTGGCATCACAAAACAGTTTGGAATCGGAAGAAAAACGAGACGGACACTTAGAGTTTTTAGTAAAAATGGACCAAAGGGATGGCTACCAAAGCCTACTTTCCATGGTCGAGTTTGGACTTAAAAGCTTAGCTTCCACTCATTCCGAAGCGATTTCCATCCAAGACGAAATAATAAAGGGGTAA
- the rplU gene encoding 50S ribosomal protein L21: MFAIIELGAKQFKVSPDQVFVAEKTGNSVGSTVETKVLLLSDNNKVNIGSPALSGAKVTLKVLEDCKGEKIHGFKYKKRKNYKRSWGHRQQLQKLQVVSING; encoded by the coding sequence ATGTTCGCCATCATTGAACTTGGAGCCAAACAATTTAAAGTGTCTCCTGACCAGGTATTCGTCGCAGAAAAAACAGGAAACTCGGTCGGAAGTACAGTAGAAACAAAAGTCCTACTCCTTTCCGATAACAATAAAGTAAACATTGGATCGCCAGCGCTTTCCGGTGCCAAAGTGACTTTAAAGGTATTAGAAGACTGTAAGGGTGAAAAAATCCACGGCTTTAAATACAAAAAAAGAAAGAACTACAAGAGATCTTGGGGTCATAGACAACAACTCCAAAAACTCCAAGTAGTATCTATCAACGGATAA
- the typA gene encoding translational GTPase TypA: MEIRNIAIIAHVDHGKTTLTDCILRHTGAVTAKEDRERIMDSNALEQEKGITILAKNTSVKYKGTRINIVDTPGHADFGGEVERVLSMTDCTLLLVDAFDGPMPQTRFVLGKSLQLGHKPIVVVNKVDREGARPGFSVDKVFDLFSDLGATEEQLDFPIIYASAKQGWAVNHLSEVPGSNIEPLLDKVLEHVPPVKRDSDKALQFQVTALDYNEYVGRIAIGKIYQGTMKKGADVTLAKTNGTTANYKITKLYGYEGLTRYEIDEAGSGDIVAMAGIPDVFIGDTVCDLGNPLPLPAIQVEEPTVSMFFMVNNSPFAGKEGKYVTTRNLRERLDRELETNVALRLEETEDKDRFKILGRGELHLSILIENMRREGYELQVSRPEVIIKYNEANEKIEPYETLVMDLPDQFSGACIQELNRRKGELQGMDAHTSGITRVEYIIPTRGLIGFRGHFISETRGEGVMSSRFLKFDKYKGEIPGRKNGALISMDSGDSTAYALWKVQERGDLFIEPQVAVYPGMILGMNSRDSDLEVNPVREKKLTNVRASGSDEAIRLIPPRKLTLEQSIEFLDDDELLEVTPQSLRLRKKVLDASMRKRSGSGR, encoded by the coding sequence ATGGAAATTCGCAACATCGCCATCATCGCACACGTCGACCACGGTAAGACGACACTCACAGATTGTATCCTTCGCCATACGGGCGCCGTAACCGCGAAAGAAGACCGAGAGAGAATCATGGACTCCAATGCATTGGAGCAAGAAAAAGGGATTACGATCCTTGCCAAAAACACCTCGGTTAAGTATAAAGGAACCCGCATTAATATCGTAGACACTCCAGGCCACGCTGACTTCGGAGGAGAGGTGGAACGAGTATTGTCCATGACAGACTGTACACTTTTACTTGTGGATGCTTTTGACGGGCCCATGCCACAAACTAGGTTTGTACTCGGTAAGTCACTCCAACTAGGCCACAAACCGATTGTAGTGGTAAATAAGGTAGATAGAGAAGGGGCAAGACCAGGTTTCTCCGTGGATAAGGTATTTGATTTATTCAGTGATCTAGGTGCCACAGAAGAACAGTTAGACTTCCCTATCATCTATGCTTCCGCAAAACAAGGATGGGCGGTAAATCACCTATCAGAAGTTCCAGGATCCAACATTGAACCACTTCTAGATAAAGTTTTAGAACACGTTCCTCCTGTGAAAAGAGATAGTGATAAAGCACTTCAGTTCCAAGTCACAGCTCTTGACTATAATGAGTATGTGGGTCGTATTGCCATTGGTAAAATCTACCAAGGTACTATGAAAAAAGGTGCGGATGTCACTCTTGCCAAAACTAACGGAACCACTGCTAATTATAAAATTACAAAACTCTATGGATACGAAGGACTCACTCGTTATGAAATCGATGAAGCGGGGTCTGGAGATATCGTGGCTATGGCGGGAATTCCAGATGTGTTTATCGGGGACACCGTCTGTGACCTCGGCAATCCACTGCCACTTCCTGCCATCCAAGTAGAAGAGCCAACTGTTTCCATGTTCTTTATGGTCAACAACTCTCCGTTTGCTGGTAAAGAAGGAAAGTATGTAACCACACGGAACCTTCGCGAACGTCTTGATAGGGAATTAGAAACCAACGTAGCTCTTCGTTTAGAAGAAACAGAAGATAAAGATCGTTTTAAAATTTTAGGACGTGGGGAACTTCACTTATCCATCCTCATTGAAAACATGCGAAGAGAAGGATACGAACTCCAAGTATCTCGTCCCGAAGTGATCATTAAATACAATGAAGCGAATGAGAAGATTGAACCTTACGAAACACTCGTAATGGATCTACCTGACCAATTCTCTGGTGCTTGTATCCAAGAACTCAACCGTCGTAAGGGAGAGTTACAAGGAATGGATGCTCATACTTCTGGAATCACTCGAGTGGAATACATCATTCCCACAAGAGGACTTATCGGATTTAGAGGGCACTTCATTTCTGAAACACGTGGGGAAGGGGTTATGTCTAGCCGTTTCCTTAAGTTTGATAAATACAAAGGTGAAATTCCAGGTCGTAAAAACGGAGCTCTTATTTCTATGGACTCTGGAGATTCGACTGCTTATGCTCTTTGGAAAGTTCAGGAACGTGGGGATCTTTTCATTGAACCACAAGTTGCCGTTTATCCTGGAATGATCCTTGGAATGAACAGTCGTGACTCTGATTTAGAAGTAAACCCAGTGCGTGAAAAGAAATTAACCAACGTTCGAGCTTCTGGTTCGGATGAAGCGATCCGCCTCATCCCTCCAAGAAAACTAACATTGGAACAATCCATTGAATTTTTGGATGATGATGAACTTTTGGAAGTAACTCCACAAAGTTTACGTCTTCGCAAAAAAGTTTTGGATGCAAGTATGAGAAAAAGATCTGGAAGTGGTCGTTAG
- a CDS encoding AsmA family protein has protein sequence MKKIGYGIGAVIASILLVVIIALVFAGSFITPSFLVKQIESAINVRAHVESVNINLINVLSGIEIEGIILAPRDEVANKGTPLDERKSKPKGLIQLGKADVKISFLALLTKTLKVNKIVLKQPVISLTMNEDGGNNLTSLFKTPKIVDGEKNPALSAEAIAEKKKEAEEEAKEQASAPPSGPFSIKDIPIAIRMGLVGIQDGNIQVNMRKTGQQIQIQKLDLELKDIDIDGSDLESHNSVDVNFDADVTIVGRNKKEAAKFLLETEGKVVPFVVKSGLVNPKVIYEVTMKEDSFVSGFAAFDAIAGELPVMNQAGLKLDKLKEKAELKKDVSFKVEYSNGKVTFLDEPTFPTKNYDLQITKGSYIVTTTNYHEMKMGMLYDEDESKKSLASLDEKIKQATKGQGDTKALRNKIVGNLVKDERLFIPFRTYGDIRNPSVELGVGLGTLTDLIGGAVKEVIKGKASDALKKIPGAGDALKGLGF, from the coding sequence ATGAAAAAAATAGGGTATGGAATTGGTGCGGTGATCGCAAGCATTCTTCTCGTTGTAATCATCGCATTAGTTTTTGCTGGGAGTTTTATCACACCCAGTTTTCTTGTCAAACAAATCGAATCCGCAATCAATGTGCGTGCCCATGTAGAATCAGTCAACATCAACCTAATCAATGTCCTTTCCGGAATTGAGATTGAAGGGATCATCCTTGCTCCCCGCGATGAAGTGGCGAACAAAGGAACTCCACTGGACGAAAGGAAATCGAAACCCAAAGGTCTCATCCAACTCGGAAAAGCCGATGTAAAAATTTCTTTTTTGGCTCTGCTGACGAAAACCTTAAAGGTAAATAAAATTGTTCTAAAACAACCTGTGATTTCTCTCACTATGAATGAAGATGGAGGAAACAACCTCACCTCTCTTTTTAAAACGCCAAAGATTGTAGATGGAGAAAAGAACCCAGCACTTTCAGCAGAAGCAATTGCAGAAAAGAAAAAAGAAGCCGAGGAAGAGGCGAAAGAACAAGCGAGTGCCCCTCCTTCGGGACCGTTTTCTATCAAAGACATTCCTATTGCCATAAGGATGGGTCTTGTCGGAATCCAGGACGGCAATATCCAAGTGAATATGCGTAAAACTGGCCAACAAATCCAAATCCAGAAATTGGATTTAGAACTGAAGGATATAGACATTGATGGAAGTGACTTGGAATCGCATAACAGCGTGGATGTAAATTTTGATGCTGATGTGACAATTGTTGGTAGAAACAAAAAAGAAGCTGCTAAGTTTTTATTAGAAACCGAGGGAAAGGTGGTTCCTTTTGTTGTGAAGTCTGGACTTGTGAATCCCAAAGTCATTTACGAAGTGACCATGAAAGAAGATTCTTTTGTTTCTGGATTTGCGGCTTTTGATGCGATTGCGGGAGAACTTCCTGTAATGAACCAAGCCGGACTCAAACTAGATAAACTAAAAGAAAAAGCGGAACTTAAAAAAGATGTATCCTTTAAAGTAGAATATAGCAATGGTAAGGTTACTTTTTTGGATGAACCCACCTTCCCTACAAAAAACTATGACCTACAAATTACCAAAGGGTCTTATATAGTTACAACCACCAACTATCATGAAATGAAAATGGGAATGTTGTATGATGAAGATGAATCCAAAAAGTCTTTGGCATCTTTGGATGAAAAAATCAAACAAGCCACCAAAGGCCAAGGGGATACAAAAGCCCTTCGAAATAAAATTGTGGGAAATCTAGTCAAAGACGAAAGACTTTTCATTCCCTTTCGGACTTATGGAGACATTCGTAATCCGAGTGTAGAACTCGGTGTGGGTCTTGGAACACTTACTGATTTGATTGGCGGGGCTGTGAAGGAAGTCATCAAAGGGAAAGCCAGCGATGCCTTGAAAAAAATTCCAGGTGCAGGAGATGCACTCAAAGGACTCGGTTTCTAA
- a CDS encoding GAF domain-containing SpoIIE family protein phosphatase, with product MVDFKVSKRMLVNFRGQNKVVGGLTDKDKIAILLYISKEFANLDREDQLFSKVILICQEIFESDNTTLRLWDGEYLVPVKFVKETEPPRRNLVIGEGYSGAVFETKEPVLVNDLTRSAHFFDEGEKTKSVMCVPIMQKEEILGTLAVESERENFYIIDDLEILEALTSQLALALYGVRLIEGLVTARAREAAILNQLEWDLKMGRNVQSQILPQDLSAWNGIYFASHYEPMAEVSGDLVDIVRQGHSLTAINIDVSGHGIPAALVTMAIHHQFRRSVMAGLGLTEIMEELGEKLREQLPESTYFTAFMVRIFSDYTFGYVNAGHQRMLHYKAADDTFIQYDTKGVPLGILPVRKIDYEEKQGKLEPGDFLLLISDGFSEQRNHLKDEVGVDRILTWLQDERERLVMEGRGKVDLKKLSNAFVERFRAYQGEVPNGDDLSFLFLYCGDSIPEASHYIQMAKQSNSKMKMEEAYAQALKAFSIDSSLKEILVFLGKMYYRDGKYKEAIRYLEEYLRTSGDNTAASHFMMGRAYYKAGMIAEAKRALKMALSSDHSFAKASILLAQCYLKENAKPKAIKVLQQGVKNTPQSLELKTSLLRLESHSQKVS from the coding sequence ATGGTTGATTTCAAAGTTTCCAAACGAATGCTCGTCAACTTCCGCGGACAAAACAAAGTCGTGGGAGGATTAACAGACAAAGATAAAATTGCAATCCTCCTCTACATTTCCAAAGAATTTGCCAATTTAGATAGAGAGGACCAACTCTTTTCCAAGGTCATCCTGATTTGTCAGGAAATTTTTGAGTCGGACAATACAACACTCCGACTATGGGATGGAGAGTATCTTGTTCCCGTTAAGTTTGTCAAAGAGACAGAACCCCCTCGTAGAAATTTAGTAATTGGGGAAGGGTATTCAGGAGCCGTCTTCGAAACCAAAGAACCGGTCCTTGTGAATGACCTAACTCGCTCAGCTCATTTCTTTGATGAGGGAGAAAAAACAAAATCCGTTATGTGTGTACCTATCATGCAAAAGGAAGAAATTCTCGGAACTCTCGCTGTAGAAAGTGAACGCGAAAACTTTTATATCATCGATGACTTAGAAATTTTAGAAGCACTCACTTCACAATTGGCACTTGCACTTTACGGGGTAAGGCTTATTGAAGGACTTGTCACTGCAAGAGCCAGAGAGGCAGCCATTTTAAACCAATTAGAATGGGATTTGAAGATGGGTCGAAATGTCCAAAGCCAAATCCTTCCGCAAGACCTGAGTGCTTGGAACGGCATCTACTTCGCTAGCCATTATGAACCTATGGCAGAAGTGAGTGGAGACTTGGTTGATATTGTTAGACAAGGTCATTCACTTACAGCAATTAACATTGATGTGTCGGGACATGGAATCCCGGCAGCCCTTGTGACAATGGCCATCCACCACCAGTTTAGAAGGTCGGTGATGGCGGGACTTGGACTCACAGAGATTATGGAGGAGCTTGGTGAAAAACTAAGAGAACAACTTCCTGAATCCACATACTTCACAGCCTTTATGGTTCGTATCTTTAGTGATTATACTTTTGGATATGTGAACGCAGGCCACCAACGTATGTTACATTACAAAGCGGCTGATGACACCTTCATTCAGTATGATACCAAAGGTGTTCCTCTCGGAATCCTTCCAGTAAGAAAAATCGACTATGAAGAAAAACAAGGTAAGTTGGAGCCAGGGGATTTTTTACTACTCATCTCTGATGGATTTAGCGAACAAAGAAACCATCTGAAAGATGAAGTAGGTGTGGATCGAATTCTTACTTGGTTACAAGACGAAAGAGAACGGCTTGTGATGGAAGGTCGCGGGAAAGTGGATCTTAAAAAACTATCCAATGCATTTGTGGAACGGTTCAGAGCTTACCAAGGCGAAGTTCCTAATGGAGATGATTTGAGTTTTCTCTTTCTATATTGTGGAGATTCCATTCCGGAAGCTTCGCATTACATTCAAATGGCGAAACAATCCAATTCCAAAATGAAAATGGAAGAAGCTTACGCTCAAGCGCTCAAAGCCTTTAGTATTGATTCCTCTCTCAAAGAAATCCTTGTTTTCTTAGGTAAAATGTATTATAGGGACGGGAAATATAAAGAAGCCATCCGGTATTTAGAAGAGTATCTGCGAACTTCCGGCGACAATACAGCGGCATCTCATTTTATGATGGGACGCGCTTATTACAAAGCGGGAATGATTGCGGAAGCAAAACGTGCGTTAAAGATGGCACTATCAAGTGACCACAGTTTTGCAAAAGCAAGTATCTTACTTGCACAATGTTATTTGAAAGAAAATGCGAAACCAAAAGCAATCAAAGTGTTGCAACAAGGCGTAAAAAACACACCACAAAGTTTGGAATTAAAAACCTCACTTTTAAGGTTAGAATCACATTCGCAGAAAGTTAGTTAA
- a CDS encoding ammonium transporter, protein MKRFGIFFSLSVLLIGSALGAEEVANETQSLETLAKEMAGIKTSLAETKLALETTKQEANWVWTCIAAFLVFFMQAGFAYVEAGFTRAKNAVNILMKNFSDLTVGAIAYWVIGFSIMFGPQVLTGIGVGVPSFAESLINTEDGNMDPSKYTFFIFQIVFAATAATIVSGAMAERTKFSAYLVFSIVITAFIYPIFGSFAWGSLLGISTGFLETLGLGGGEGVGFHDFAGSTVVHSIGAWAGLAGAIVVGPRMGKFQTDGRVYPILGHNMSMAALGVFILWFGWFGFNPGSTTSIEGGSFARIAVVTHMAACAGAISAMVLTWLLFKKPEIGLTLNGGLAGLVAITAPCDVVSITGAVCIGSVAGILVIVSVLFLDKIKIDDPVGAVSVHGVCGAWGTLSVGLFSLDTGLFSGAGFGQFAAQAIGVVTAFLWAFPTSFAAFYIIKKTIGLRVSEEEELLGLDILEHGNEAYPVSK, encoded by the coding sequence ATGAAACGATTTGGAATATTTTTTAGTTTATCGGTCCTTCTTATTGGTTCCGCACTCGGAGCAGAAGAAGTGGCAAACGAAACTCAGAGTTTAGAAACATTGGCAAAAGAAATGGCGGGTATCAAAACTTCCCTTGCCGAAACAAAACTTGCCCTAGAAACAACCAAACAGGAAGCCAATTGGGTTTGGACTTGTATTGCGGCGTTCCTTGTATTTTTTATGCAAGCAGGGTTTGCGTATGTGGAAGCAGGATTCACAAGAGCCAAAAACGCCGTGAACATCCTTATGAAAAACTTCTCTGACTTAACCGTGGGAGCCATCGCTTATTGGGTGATTGGTTTTTCCATTATGTTCGGTCCCCAAGTCCTTACAGGAATTGGAGTGGGAGTTCCATCCTTTGCGGAAAGTCTCATCAATACGGAAGATGGAAACATGGATCCTTCCAAATATACTTTCTTTATTTTCCAAATTGTTTTTGCTGCGACTGCGGCAACCATCGTTTCGGGGGCAATGGCTGAAAGGACAAAGTTCTCTGCCTATTTGGTCTTTTCCATTGTGATCACAGCCTTTATTTATCCTATTTTTGGATCCTTTGCTTGGGGAAGTCTCCTCGGAATATCCACTGGATTTTTAGAAACTTTGGGACTTGGTGGAGGTGAGGGAGTGGGTTTCCATGACTTTGCAGGATCTACTGTGGTTCATAGTATTGGAGCTTGGGCAGGTCTTGCCGGGGCCATTGTTGTCGGTCCTCGGATGGGAAAATTCCAAACCGATGGTAGGGTCTATCCCATCTTAGGTCACAACATGTCTATGGCAGCACTCGGTGTCTTTATCCTTTGGTTTGGATGGTTCGGGTTTAACCCTGGTTCTACCACTTCGATTGAAGGTGGGAGTTTTGCTCGGATCGCTGTTGTTACACACATGGCAGCTTGCGCTGGCGCCATTTCCGCCATGGTTCTTACTTGGTTGCTCTTTAAAAAACCAGAGATCGGTCTTACTTTAAACGGGGGACTTGCGGGTCTTGTAGCCATCACAGCTCCCTGCGATGTCGTGAGTATTACTGGGGCAGTTTGTATTGGGTCTGTTGCTGGGATTCTAGTGATTGTCTCGGTTCTCTTTTTGGACAAAATCAAAATTGATGATCCAGTGGGTGCGGTCTCTGTCCACGGAGTTTGCGGGGCTTGGGGGACGTTATCTGTTGGCCTTTTCAGTTTGGATACAGGACTTTTTTCGGGTGCTGGTTTTGGGCAATTTGCAGCTCAAGCAATCGGTGTAGTAACTGCTTTCCTATGGGCTTTTCCAACCAGTTTTGCTGCATTTTATATCATCAAAAAAACGATCGGTCTACGGGTTTCCGAAGAAGAAGAATTGTTAGGTTTGGATATTTTAGAACACGGAAACGAAGCTTACCCCGTTTCTAAATAG
- a CDS encoding LIC11874 family lipoprotein: MFRFPLLLILFFVGCFEYEETILFRKLNSGTVEIAYTVPLKKDSNDSLIKFLPTSKDEIISSVKKKSNNNLQVRDFTFRELEKSETTDMYFKRKGKVSYKLDFEDPLHLEGVLIGTFSIKSKPRSLTVKRDFPNLTDNAILDTSAGEKKIISETSRLLREGRIQFKVLFPKDSECSSNRGFIGLGNLTYQIPLQETLENPDSKTWEYKIRFF, encoded by the coding sequence GTGTTTCGTTTTCCTTTATTACTCATCCTATTTTTTGTTGGTTGTTTTGAATACGAGGAGACCATCCTCTTTAGAAAGTTAAATTCTGGTACGGTAGAAATCGCCTACACAGTCCCTTTAAAAAAAGATTCCAACGACTCTCTTATTAAATTTTTACCGACTTCTAAAGACGAAATCATTTCTTCTGTCAAAAAGAAATCGAATAACAACTTGCAGGTGAGGGACTTTACTTTTCGCGAACTTGAAAAATCAGAAACGACAGATATGTATTTCAAACGAAAAGGTAAGGTCTCTTACAAACTCGACTTTGAGGATCCTTTGCACTTAGAAGGAGTTTTGATTGGGACCTTTTCTATCAAATCCAAACCAAGATCCTTAACTGTAAAACGTGATTTTCCCAATCTCACTGACAATGCGATTTTAGACACAAGTGCGGGGGAAAAGAAAATCATTTCAGAAACTTCAAGACTCTTACGCGAAGGTCGTATTCAGTTTAAAGTTTTATTCCCTAAAGATTCGGAATGTAGCTCTAACCGAGGTTTTATTGGTCTTGGGAATTTAACCTATCAAATTCCTCTGCAAGAAACTTTAGAAAATCCAGATTCAAAAACTTGGGAATATAAAATTCGTTTTTTCTAA
- a CDS encoding menaquinone biosynthetic enzyme MqnA/MqnD family protein gives MKIGIVKHLNARPLTLYFERTSGYLPVYENPSVLIELLKRGELDCALVSSIECERNRESLDFTKIVGVCARDVVRSVLFFRHESEPDLPNVVYTDKGSRSSVALLQCLLYREFGKLVDVIPTPASEISEMMKEGKGSHLLFGDHALLQTPVPGYQVVDLAEWWNQSTGLYFCFAFWAFPKGKVWDDRLFLTALEFGLKELDSIIKEEKRLPIAVTDRYLKQELHYIPEQKNLDGFDLFIKTAKELKLV, from the coding sequence ATGAAAATAGGCATCGTAAAACACCTGAATGCCCGCCCCCTAACCCTCTATTTTGAGAGAACTTCCGGATATTTACCAGTCTATGAAAATCCGAGTGTCCTCATTGAACTCCTAAAACGTGGGGAATTGGATTGTGCCCTTGTTTCCTCCATCGAATGCGAAAGAAACCGAGAGAGTTTGGATTTCACTAAGATCGTGGGAGTTTGTGCAAGAGATGTGGTTCGTTCGGTACTTTTCTTTCGCCATGAATCAGAGCCCGATCTTCCAAATGTAGTTTATACCGACAAAGGCTCTAGATCCAGTGTGGCACTTTTGCAATGCCTCCTCTATCGCGAGTTCGGAAAATTAGTAGATGTGATCCCCACTCCTGCCTCAGAAATCTCAGAAATGATGAAAGAAGGCAAAGGTTCTCATCTTTTGTTTGGCGACCATGCCTTATTACAAACACCAGTTCCCGGATACCAAGTGGTGGATCTAGCGGAATGGTGGAATCAGTCTACGGGGTTATATTTCTGTTTTGCCTTTTGGGCCTTCCCGAAGGGAAAAGTTTGGGATGACAGACTCTTTTTAACTGCCTTGGAATTTGGATTAAAGGAATTGGACTCCATTATTAAAGAAGAAAAAAGACTTCCGATTGCAGTTACAGACCGTTACCTCAAACAAGAGTTACACTATATCCCTGAACAGAAAAATTTAGACGGATTTGATTTGTTTATCAAAACAGCAAAAGAACTAAAACTCGTTTAG